The following coding sequences lie in one Apium graveolens cultivar Ventura chromosome 1, ASM990537v1, whole genome shotgun sequence genomic window:
- the LOC141677372 gene encoding acetylserotonin O-methyltransferase-like has translation MEGLTKNEASHENEEMARAQVGIWRLVHGSAEMAAVRCAVELGIPDILENHADPMTLSQLSSALACSSTPLFRIMRFLMNIGIFKEKRTNQGSMGYVQTPMSRLFVKDGKNSLASMFLYVNSSVTTAPWNFLSARVLDDNTSPFICAHGMDTWKYASENPDYRKLIDDAMAFDTRITVPAVLDGCPEVFDGLSSVVNVGGGNGTALRIIVERCPWIRGINFDLPQAVPVAPECQGIEHVGGDMFVSVPKANAAFLKWILHDWSDEECIKILTNCREAIAEYGTAGKVIIVEAVIEENGGDKLVNNAGLMLDLIMLVQTDKGKERTAKEWTYVLRKAGFTRHTVKTIQSALSVIEAYP, from the exons ATGGAAGGATTGACAAAAAATGAAGCAAGCCATGAAAATGAGGAAATGGCCCGAGCACAAGTTGGTATTTGGAGATTAGTGCATGGTTCTGCAGAAATGGCTGCAGTTAGGTGTGCTGTTGAGCTTGGAATACCTGATATTCTCGAAAATCATGCAGATCCGATGACACTTTCTCAGCTATCATCAGCACTGGCTTGTTCATCAACGCCTCTTTTCCGGATCATGAGGTTCTTGATGAACATAGGTATTTTTAAGGAGAAGAGGACAAACCAAGGCTCCATGGGATATGTTCAAACCCCCATGTCTCGTCTTTTTGTAAAAGATGGAAAGAATAGCTTGGCCAGTATGTTTTTGTATGTAAACAGCTCTGTTACGACAGCTCCATGGAATTTCTTAAGTGCACGTGTGTTGGATGACAACACGTCACCGTTCATTTGTGCTCACGGCATGGACACATGGAAGTATGCATCTGAAAATCCTGACTATAGGAAACTAATTGATGATGCAATGGCTTTCGATACCAGGATAACAGTTCCTGCAGTACTTGATGGATGTCCTGAGGTGTTCGATGGACTGAGCTCTGTGGTTAATGTCGGAGGTGGTAATGGAACAGCTCTGCGCATAATTGTCGAAAGGTGTCCATGGATTCGTGGGATCAACTTTGATCTTCCTCAGGCAGTGCCTGTTGCACCCGAATGTCAAGGCATTGAGCACGTTGGAGGAGACATGTTTGTAAGTGTCCCTAAAGCCAATGCGGCTTTCCTCAAG TGGATATTGCACGACTGGAGTGATGAAGAGTGCATCAAGATCCTGACGAACTGTAGAGAAGCTATAGCAGAGTATGGCACAGCTGGGAAAGTGATAATTGTAGAGGCAGTGATCGAAGAAAATGGAGGAGACAAACTTGTAAATAATGCGGGGCTAATGCTTGATCTGATTATGTTGGTACAAACTGATAAGGGCAAGGAAAGGACCGCAAAGGAAT